From Thermoleophilum album:
GGTCGTAGAACGGCTTGACCTTCGAGCGGCCGCGCAGGTTGAACGACTGGTAGGTGTAGTTCATCAGCGTGGACATCTCGCCGAAGCGGCCGCCGAGCAGCTCCTGGACGGCAGCAGCTGCCTGCGGATCGGGGTCGCTCGGCATCGGGAGCTCCACCTGGAGCTTGTCGATGCGTAGGTACATCAACCCTCCTTTCGTTGGTTTGCACCGACAACTTGACGGCTGTCCGCGCCCGGGCCGTTAAGCGCTGGTTGATCGGCGCGCTTGGACGCGCACTCCGGGCACAAGCCCCAGAAGGTGACCTCGGCCTCGTCGATGACGAAGCCCCCGAGGTCGTCGGGCTCGAGACACGGGGCGGCGCCGATCACGCAGTCGATGTCGCGCGCCCGGCCGCAACTGCGGCAAACGACGTGATGGTGGTTGTCACCGACGCGGGTTTCGAAGCGTGCGGGGCTGCCGGCCGGCTCGATACGGCGCAGCAGGCCGGCACGGGTGAGCGCCGCCAGACAGTCATAGACGCCTTGCGTGGAGATCCCGCCGATGTCGGCGCGCACGCGCTCGGCAATCGTCTCGACGTCGGGATGGCCGCCGATCTCGCGCACCGCCCGGTAGACGGCGAGCCGGGTAGCGGTGACGCGCAAGCCGCGGCTGCGCAGCTCGTCGGCCAGCTGCCGGTCGTCGAGTGCCACGCCCGGCAGCCTAGCCGATTATCTGGATCTATTCAAGAAAAAGATTCGATCCGCTCGGATGCGCGTGGCCGCGGCGAACCCCGCTACCCCTGTGCCTCCGCCGCCGCCCGCTCGCCCGCCTCGGCACCTGGCCGGAAGCGGTTCAGCTCGCGCAGCGCGATCACCACCTTGTG
This genomic window contains:
- a CDS encoding Fur family transcriptional regulator, with the translated sequence MALDDRQLADELRSRGLRVTATRLAVYRAVREIGGHPDVETIAERVRADIGGISTQGVYDCLAALTRAGLLRRIEPAGSPARFETRVGDNHHHVVCRSCGRARDIDCVIGAAPCLEPDDLGGFVIDEAEVTFWGLCPECASKRADQPALNGPGADSRQVVGANQRKEG